The sequence AAATTTGCCTTTATTGCCTTTATAAAATGGATTAAATAGCTTAGTCAAATCAGCGTCAATCGGCTCTCCTTCATTTTCGACAATGAGATAACAGTTTCTCTCATCTTGTTCAGCGCGAATACACAAGCGATGCTCCGCATAACGCAAGCCGTTTTCAACGAGGTTTTCCAACAACACTTCGCATTGTTCAATGTCAGCTTCGACAACGACTTCTGCCCCTTCGACGGAAATGGTTACATCATCGCGCTGGTAGCGGAACCGTTCTTCAATCTGGTATGCAAGCTTTCCGAACGGGAATGGCCCAACGTTAAGCTGATCTTTCTTCATTTGGTCGAGCTTTGTGTAATAGAGCATGTCAATGACGCGGCGTTCCATCCGGTTTGCCTCTTCAGTAATGACGTCCATCGTTTGCTCCAAATTTTCCTTAGGCAAAATCCCGTCTTTCACAGACTGGGAGTAGCTTTTAATGACCATAATTGGCGTTTTGAGCTCGTGGGAGGCATGTTGGATGAATGTCTTTTGCGCTCGGTCATAACTATTTAAGTTTTGCCGCATCCGTTCAAATTGGTAAGATAGGCGTTCGAAGTCCTTATCTCCCTCCCACCGCAATGGTTCTTGCCAATTACGGTTGGCAATTTGCTCAAGATGGTTCTCAAGCACGGCAAGAGGCTGGCGCAAATAATGCTTTAGCCAAATCGCCGGGAACAAACTTAAGGCACTTGCTAACAACAATAAGTATAGCAGCCGCTCCCATAAACGGTTTACCATCTCGTCACGGTATGTGTCCCACATATACGTGACAAGGAATTGACTGTCCGAGATTTTGGTGATTACATAAAATAGCGTTTGTTCATCAAATGTGGTTTCATAACGGCCATGCTGTCCTTTTTGTTCTAAAGCATTCCGGACTACTTCATCATTCACTTCGTAAGGCGGGACTAGCCTTGGGTCATTATAGCTAACACCTGCTTCCGATAAACGAAATGAATAAGAAACCGTTGAACGTTGCTCCCTAGCCTGGTAAAACCCTGGCTGGAACGGAAAGTAGTCATTCTCGCCAGATAGAAGCTGCCTTAAATCGTTTTCAATTAAACGATACGTTTCCTCAGTAAGCGTTCCTCTGATCGAAAGTGGGTAAACAATGGTAATCGAAAGGACGACAAGCACAATTAACGAAACGAATGCAAGCCATATTCGTCTCGTCAAATTGATTTTAATCATGAAGACAAAATGCGGTATCCGTAACCATAGAGCGTTTCTAGGTGGATACGCGGCATTTTTTTACGGACGCGGCGGACCACATCGTCCACTGCCCGTTCTGAACCAAAATAATTTTCGCCCCAAACATGCTCAATGATTTTTTCGCGAGAAAACGCCTTGCCAATATCAGCAGACAACAACAACATTAAATCCATTTCTTTTGTCGTTAAATCAACCGTGTCATTATCATCGGCCTCTAAATCGACGATCGTGCGGCCGATTGGGTCAATGCTGTAGTTGTTTAGCTCAATTTTTTGCGATTCTGCTGACGACGTACCGTAAACACGATTAAGCAGCTTTTTTACGCGGATAATTAGTTCCTGGGGCAAAAACGGCTTCGCCAAATAATCATCGCTGCCCATCTCAAGGCCGAGCACACGATCTAAGTCTTGGTCACGTGCAGAAATAAAAATAACTGGCGTATCTTCTTGCTCTTTAATAGCTTTCAAAACTTGGTAGCCGTCGGTCCCAGGCAGCATAATATCCAATACCCACAAATGCGGTTTATCCGGGACCGCCTCAATAGCAGCATTGCCGTCGAGAAAAACGGTAACATTCCAACCTTCCTTTTGCAAATACGCCTTTAATACCTCTGATAAATTCGCTTCATCTTCCACTAGGTAAATATTATATGTTTCCATCTGCAATCCTCCTAACAGTTCCAGTCAATTCATTTACATTTGTGTCTAAAAGCTTGTCCTCTTCAGGTTTTCACTTTCAGTTACCTGCCCATAAACAGGAAATCCATAACCATTTATCGACACCTTCAAGTGGTATAGCTTTATTTTACATAATTTCGTTTTAAATCGCGAACTTTCCGCTGAATTTACGTAATCTTCCTCACTCTCAAGAAATATGTAAAGGCATGCCCTTAACCGGAGCATGCCTATAACAGAGCAATAGCAGCAAGGGCTGCAAGCGGTAGCACCCAGCGACGCCAGCCAAATGGCCTGACGCCAAACCCGTAAGGCGGGTAGCCATAGTATGGATAGCTATACGGATAACGCATTTCCATTGCACTAGAAAACCCTTCTAATTGGGACAAGCGTATCGGTTTTTCATTCTCGTCGACTGGATAAAGGACATGGGCATTCTCATTGTCAACATATTCAATGATGGCTTCAAGCTCGACGCCGTCATGGGCCGTCAATTTGACGGGATAATTGGTGTACCGCTGGCATAATGACTTAATTGTTTCTACTGACATCCACTATTCCCCCTTTGCCGATATTGTATTCACTCATGAAAAATAGGTGAATGCACACTTTTTTTCATGCTATACTAATGGAAACGCTATCAAACAAAAGGAGATGAGCCCATGGTTTACTATTTGACTGCTTTTCAAAAAGACAGTTCAGAAGTGTTAAATGAACGGTTTGAAGCAGCAACGGACGACGAAGCCATCCGAACAGCCACATTACGGTTAACAGAAGCGCAGGCGGAAAAGCTCACCCATCGGTTGACGAGAAGCGGCAAGCTGCTGTTATTCTGCCGATAGAAAATACCGCCCTTTTCTTAAAAGAGCGGCTACGGAATGACTTCAAACAGTGAAGATGCGAATCGATGAGCGCTTGCCTATCGTCTGTACCCTACGCCAGCACGATCTTAATCCACTTGCAGCCGTAGTTGCTTTCGGAACAGTTCATGGACCATAAAGGCAAAGCCGTCTTGGTCAACAGTCCGTGTGACCCAGGAGGCTTTTTCTTTTAGTTTTCCACTGGCATTGCCCATCGCTACCCCGAGGCCTGCCATTTCTATCATGTCAATATCCTCCTCACCAATGCCAATTGCTACAACATCTTCCATCTCCATGCCCCGCTGTTTCGTAAGCCATTGCAATGCTCGTGCTTTTCCAGCACCAGCACCAACAAATATGCACTCTTCCCTGCTTATGCGGCTCATTTCAATGCTTTGGATCTCTTTCTGTAACACTTCGCAAATATGGTCCAAGTCTGCACTGTTTTCACATTTTACGGAAATATTAAGCGGTCCGCTCCCTTCTTTCAAAACTTGCTCATAAAGAGAATCCACATAAGTGGTCGGGTACATTAACTGTTCACCAGGAGAACTGAATGACATTCGTGCAAGCAAGTTTTGTTTTTGTAACGGCCGAGTCGCTACAGCGTGGTTGCCATATAATAGGCGGGCATCACAGTCGAAACGTTCAAGGATATGGCAGAAATCAAGTGTTGTATCCATTTCGAGCTGGCGATTAAACCATTCATTTCTATCTGTATCCGCAACAAGCGCTCCTCCATGAGCGATTACCATGCCATCAAGCTTTAATGCTTTCGCTGCCTTTTGGGCCCGTGAAAAAGGCTGCGATGTCGTCAGGACAACTGTGATCCCTTTATACTTTAAATAATTGATCGCCTCTTTCGTCCTCCTGCTTATCTTCGAATCTTTGCCAAAAATGGCTCCATCAATATTGACCGCCAGCAGTTTGTAGGCCTTCACATCCATTCCCCCTTCAATTCTCTTGATGTACTGTGAACTTGCCTCATTCTGTACTAGTATTATGATGACGAGGAAAAAAGTAGAACTGGCTGTTTGCCGCTTGCGCACACACATAAAAAAACGACCTGCCTTGTTCGGCAGATCGTAAAAGACTTATTGCTCTTGTGGCGGTTCGCCATAAATGCGCTCAAGTGGCTCGGTAATGATTTTGTTCAAGTCTGTAATAATCACACTTAAACGTTGTTCCGCATCCATCAATTTTGAAATCAATTCATGCTGGGAAACGAGTTCAAATTGCTGCTGTGCTTGTTGCGCTTCTTCTTCGCTAATTTGCACGCCTTGCATTTGTTTTTGCTGCAAATCGAGCTGAAGCTTCCGGAAATTTTCAAGCATTTTTTTAGCGATGTCGTCCGCATCGATTTGCCGATGC is a genomic window of Shouchella clausii containing:
- a CDS encoding sensor histidine kinase produces the protein MIKINLTRRIWLAFVSLIVLVVLSITIVYPLSIRGTLTEETYRLIENDLRQLLSGENDYFPFQPGFYQAREQRSTVSYSFRLSEAGVSYNDPRLVPPYEVNDEVVRNALEQKGQHGRYETTFDEQTLFYVITKISDSQFLVTYMWDTYRDEMVNRLWERLLYLLLLASALSLFPAIWLKHYLRQPLAVLENHLEQIANRNWQEPLRWEGDKDFERLSYQFERMRQNLNSYDRAQKTFIQHASHELKTPIMVIKSYSQSVKDGILPKENLEQTMDVITEEANRMERRVIDMLYYTKLDQMKKDQLNVGPFPFGKLAYQIEERFRYQRDDVTISVEGAEVVVEADIEQCEVLLENLVENGLRYAEHRLCIRAEQDERNCYLIVENEGEPIDADLTKLFNPFYKGNKGKFGLGLAIVKQIAELHRGSARVENIDDGVRFTITLPKTVKPKPIEPKRKERRKEAKADKKER
- a CDS encoding response regulator transcription factor, with the translated sequence METYNIYLVEDEANLSEVLKAYLQKEGWNVTVFLDGNAAIEAVPDKPHLWVLDIMLPGTDGYQVLKAIKEQEDTPVIFISARDQDLDRVLGLEMGSDDYLAKPFLPQELIIRVKKLLNRVYGTSSAESQKIELNNYSIDPIGRTIVDLEADDNDTVDLTTKEMDLMLLLSADIGKAFSREKIIEHVWGENYFGSERAVDDVVRRVRKKMPRIHLETLYGYGYRILSS
- a CDS encoding YhzD family protein — its product is MVYYLTAFQKDSSEVLNERFEAATDDEAIRTATLRLTEAQAEKLTHRLTRSGKLLLFCR
- a CDS encoding HAD-IIB family hydrolase — its product is MKAYKLLAVNIDGAIFGKDSKISRRTKEAINYLKYKGITVVLTTSQPFSRAQKAAKALKLDGMVIAHGGALVADTDRNEWFNRQLEMDTTLDFCHILERFDCDARLLYGNHAVATRPLQKQNLLARMSFSSPGEQLMYPTTYVDSLYEQVLKEGSGPLNISVKCENSADLDHICEVLQKEIQSIEMSRISREECIFVGAGAGKARALQWLTKQRGMEMEDVVAIGIGEEDIDMIEMAGLGVAMGNASGKLKEKASWVTRTVDQDGFAFMVHELFRKQLRLQVD
- a CDS encoding YlbF family regulator, producing MSNAYDKAHELKEALAETQEFKSLYDLHRQIDADDIAKKMLENFRKLQLDLQQKQMQGVQISEEEAQQAQQQFELVSQHELISKLMDAEQRLSVIITDLNKIITEPLERIYGEPPQEQ